TAATAGACTTTTTATAGCCTTTTTCGAAAGTCCTAACAGCCCATGTTATTAAAAGCCTGAGgctttttatagcgttttttCGAAGCTATAATTAGTGCTATCGTAGAATTTGAAAATATAGCTTATATATGTTgctataaaaacatttgatagCGTTTTTCATTGGAGCTATAATAAGTTTATATAGCTTACATAATGTGCTATCTTTAAGATGTAATAACCCTTTTCGACACTatagtatagtatttataacgaaaattttcaattataatAGCTTTTTCTCGATGTTATAGTATAatatttataactataattttcagCTATAATAGCATTTTCTCGATGCTATAGTATATTgtttataactataattttcagCTATAATAACCTTTTTCGACACTATAGTATAGTATTTATGGCTATAATTTTCaactataatatagtatttgtaGTTATAATATTGAGTTATAAAATAGTATTTCCAGCTATAATAAAGTTATAATAATGCTATTTAATCGTTTTCAAAAATCTATAAAACCATTCGTAATGTATTAAAATTACCAAATAATGTAGTCATTCTAAATGTACCAACCATACACATTAACAATCAAAATACACATTAGTAAATAATGTATCAACCACACAAATTAACCttcaaaatacaaacaaagtTCATCATAAGTCTACAAGTAAAGTTCGTCATAAGTGTACAATCTTTAGTCCTCTGATTAAGACGACTCCATTTCATTCACCTACATAAAtgtataaaacatatattaattaaacaagtatagaaaatctttaacaaatgtagacaaaaaatattagaattagACAACATACTAATGATCACTTTATCAGATGGCCATGCAACTATATTTCCCAAAGCTTCTTCAATACATGTCATTTCTCATGTTGGCCTCCACAAATATGCATTCGGTTTCTTTGCTACATCAACCCATACTCTAATCGCATGTGGACCAATAGGAACATGATGAACTAGAGCAGTTGGATCATTAGAAGACCATTTTCCTTCAGCAACAATCTCTCCCGAGCCATACCAATCTAATAACTTGCACTTAGTTTGACTGTCGTTGTTGATACTCTGTCAAAAAACAAATATGAGATACTAGAATAAGAAGATAATGATATCATAAACAATTTTCATCctattacaaataaatttaccGATGGAGAAGGCATTGGACAAGTTGGAGGAATATTTAGTCGCTTAAGCACACTTGCAGCATTTGAAAGTTCCTCACTTAGTTCAGTCTATGATAATCTCATATGAaaccaaaaatataattaactactacaagaaaaaaaagaatcgaagttagtaaaagaaaaaaaagaaatacctGTTTCTTTAAATAAGATAACATAAGTGCTTTCATTTCTACACACAGAAAGACCCAACAACATATGAATCAAAGATACCAGCAAGATTCAACAAGGTTACAACAATAATCAAGTCTAAGAACAAGAACACAAATTTCAAAGAAGACATACAAGTGTCTTGGCAACTTGTGAATTCACCAGTTGTCCATCCTTCCTTTTGTGTGCTTTAGTCCATAGTGCAACCATTGTGACCGAAGATGAATCAAAACTACTTTTTCTCTACAAAATGAGATTTATACAATGAAACCACATATACAATATGGAagaaaattttgttaaaaagtAAACAACATTAAGCTTCTCCTTTACTATTTCCAAACTTTTGTAATCAGACATAACCAGAAAGATTGCATATAAGATATTAGTAAATACACGAGAACATAGATATCGATTGGAGGGGAAGCATGAAGCCAGTCTTCAAGATTCAAACAGTTAGGTGGAGATTTACCAGCCACATTCCAAGTAGAAACAAAAATCCTGTCCACATGGAACAGATAAGCAAAGAAAGAACAAACCCCacaaacaacaataacaacaaagCCAAACCTGTAATTTTGCACACCAGTAACTAGTGTAGCATTGAGTGAATCTTGCCTCTCCATGTTCCATCTTGATGTCATTTGTTGGATTTGTCTATGGACGTAATTTGGGAGATGATGAAAAGGATTAGTGAAAAATAATTTGGGAGTATAAAACGAGGAATGATTATAGCATATTAGTTTGTCCATTGTTTTAGAGTTTTTAAGGTTGTTGTGGTTCAAAAGAGGGAATGAGAGATGTCTGAAATTGAACcaacttgtttttcttttcttaacaGTGCACGTCTCTCTCTTTGAACAATTGCTCCTCCATACTTCATCACCACCACCTGAAAAAGAAACACCAACAACAAAATAATGTTAAAACTAAACTTTTACCTCCTAGttaatcatcatcatcatcaaacaCATGCATCCAAATCCATCCAtaacgaaaaaaatatataactcAATTTTTAGTCCTTAGATTGTTTCTCTCTgtctaaaagaaagaaaaacaaacaggATGAagcaaaatataattttaatttaaaggaTGAAGCAAAATATTTCAATTGAAAATTCAAGAAACAAAATCCAACATAAAAATTCAATTCAATGAACAAAATAAATCAACTTAACAATTTAAGGACCAATATATAATAGAGACCAATGGCAAACCCGATGAGgtatataaattataattagaCAAAACTGCAGAAAAAACTATTATGTAATATACAATGTAAAAATAGTAGTTATCCACTAAAGAGCAGGTAGAGACAACAATTTTTGCTAGAGCTTCATAGAATAGCAAAGAAGATAGTTAGACCCAACAAAAGACAAGAAAcataatcaaataattctcaacTAGGTCAATAAATTAGAAATGAGGGTGGAGGATACTGCTCTAAGAAATAACCAAGCGCAACGTATAACGttagtttcaaatacaatacaGGAAAGCAACATAGATTCTTACCATCTATAAAACTTCATAAAACATACATCTTCAACAATAGATCTACAGATCTACAAATCCTATAACAAAACCAATATTGACCAAAATATATATCAAGTTCAAATTATATGTAGGTTCATTCTTTAGAATATTGTACTTGAAAATCTTATCTACAATCAACAACAGTAAAATCTCCATAGCCAATTTGCTTTTAATACATGTATAAAAGATTAAGAATTAAAACTGTAGTCTATGCATAAAAGTCTAAACCTTCTTACAAGTTCCCAGATCTCAAGATGTTAGGTTTTCTAGCAATAGAAAAATAAAGTCAAACCAATTCTTTTCAGGATTTGCAGAGCATCAAACAACAAAAGACATGAAACATAATCAAATAACTCCCAACTAGTCAGCAAATTAGCTACAGACAAGCAACAAAGATTTTTATCATCTAAAAAATCTACATAAAACATACATCTTCAACAAAAGATCTATAGATACTATAACAAAACCAACATAAAATACAAAAGCAGTAAAAAAGTTTTCGGATCTAAAATTTTACCAAGTCTTTCAACAGTCAACACTTCCATAAAGCAAAGCGAATTGCATAAAGACTTAGAACTACAAATTGTTAGTTTAAATAATTTACTAGTATAAACAATCAAGTCTTAAAATCTATTACCTTATGGACCTTAACCAAATGATTGGAGGCAAGAGAAGCAAAAACctacaaataaaaaaagttaGTGGGTTTtaggaactaaaaaaaaaaaacttgttcaGAAATTGTCAAAGAAAGTCAGGTCAAGAATGTATACATTGAAGAAACAAATCAATGAAGATACGAACTTGTTCCATTGCCGAATTTTGTTGCCTCCAAACCCATGGAGGAGAAGCAGATTTAGGTTCCATCTCTCTTCTAAACTTCGACGCCAAACAATGAACAATCGTACAATCACCAAGATTGATGCTGATGGATTTACTTTTGACTTTTTCTTCCGTCCTCTAGACTCtcacttcctttctttttttttttttttttttgcgctctatatttcttttcaaaaatcTCTTGGTCCGACGGGGAAATTCCCGACTTTTGTTTGACTCATGAATACGGCAGACACCTCTTTCGTAATCAATCTCTTGATCAATGGTGATAGGCACCTCTTCGTAATCAATTTGTGCAGAATCTGAAAGATGAAAGGAAAGCAAGAGCTTGGGCTGGTTTCGCTCGTGAGGGAGGAAGGGTTGAGGCCTACCATAAAAAAGAGTAGTGCAGATTCCATGGTGGATTCAACAAGTTGTAACTTTAACAATCAAAATTAATAGTGAAGGTTGGGATCTAAGAGAAAAAGAATGGGTTTCAAGTGCTAAAAATTGCGATTTGGGAGAAGCGTTGAATCTAAAGCAGCACATTTAATTAGGTTTTATGTGTAAAGAGATGAAGAAAGGAGAAcaagagaatgaaagaaaaattatgAAGGGTTTTGCTAGCTGAAGAAAGGGTGAGAGGGTAGCATTAAGCAGATAATTCCGAAATTTTGGGCGCGCcctaaatttcaattttttaatgtTCCGCCTTTTCTCTTGGGGTGAGATTTGATAGCCAAATTTTAGAAAGGCTATGTTCAAAGGCTATCAATGGCATTATTTGTTGTAGTGTGAGTGCCTTCAATGTTAGCAATAGCTGACATTGGGAAATTGTGAATGCAGTTAGGATTGCAACAAGGCTTTGTTAATCCATTTGAATGTAACAAATTTCCTAACAATGATTACATACGTGTGTTATTAGAAAGTTGATATACATGTTAAAAAAATACCTTAGTTAGCATCAAGTTCGGATAAACAGTTCTACAGACAAAGAAAAATAGTTATCGCATATCGCTCAAACGTAAATTGCATTAAAAAgtgttttaaaacaaattagcGGTGAAATTTGGAAATGTTACTATAATTTTagaattatgtttcgtaatgcgaaaaaaattataaaaaaatgtggTACAATTGAAACTATAGTATGTTTCTAATCTtcgaattttaatttttttcgcAACTTATGGCCACAATAGAAAAAACCTAGAATGTGGTCAAATTGGAACTATAGTATGTTTCAAATgttcttaatttcaatttttaaacaCTTGAGGGCATCATTTAACTTTTCAAAAGTGACATTCTAATTTTAATGTAAAGTCATAACTTTTATTGCGTTTCATTTAACCGAATTCAGCACTTAGGGGCATGATTGTTTTTTAAAAGGTAGTAGTGAATAATGGAAAAAATTTGATCGTTGAATATTTGTTAGACTAATGTGAGTCATAGTAGTGAAATTCAATACATTGGGATGGTACCATTAAATAAGGAAATTAGTTTAAAAATTTGAACCAAATTTCATAGTAGTGGAAACAtcaattagaagaaaaaaaacaaagaacaaagaaaatgaagaaacaaattataagGTATAGAGGATACGCAAGACAACCAACAAAATGAGTGGAGGGAAGTAAAAGCATTTAACGACATTAAGACGAGGTTCATAATGGTTGAAACATTACTTAATAGATTTGAACATAGGTAAGGTACACTAATATTATCATCGAGCATATATACTAGAGAAGGCATGCACAAAGTCATGGTAGGTTCGTAATAATATAGAAACAACATAGTGAAGAAACAAAGAACATGGATTATACATACAATGATAGGGTAGAAACAGATGGACAATAATAAGAATatggaaacaaaaaaattacCTACCAAAGAGAAACAAGCAAAGGACAGAATAAGGCCGCAATAGATTCCAAAAATGCAAGTGCTAAAACAGAAGAGGAAAGGTGAATATATAGGGATGAGGGAAGTTATGATGCCTTAATGACCACACAAAAAAAATCAGGAAATTTCTGCAACTAATAGGGTAAAAGCATAAAAAGTCACATATGTGGTCAAACTCTAACCATTGGAAGCTACCCTATTTAGTAGAGAAAGAAAGATtgtaaaaaagattgaaaagacAAAACAATTTGCAAGGAAAATATTTAGGTGGCCACAATTTTTCCCTATAATAGCAATCAGTGAAGAAATGAACAAAACATGATAGAAAGTACATAATGACAGTCAAGGGAAATAACGATCAGAGGGCAGAATGAATTCATACTTCATAGAGAATCAGACAAAAATTATAATCATCACAGCGCCAAACAAGAATGATTAAagcaaaaaaatttacaaaGAACCATTGGACAGAAATGAAGGCAATGGAACCAAATGATAGAAGGAACAACATACACACAACATCGgctttgaaaacaaaaaagaaaacgacCAAAAAGTTGCCTCCCTACCATGCTCGAGCCTCACCGATTGCCACAAAACGATGTAGCGTGTAGCATCGATCCGAAATGAGTGAAGGGAAACACCAATCGACAAAGGAAACATCGAAAGGTAAATCAGCAAGTGGACCAACAAGGGGACATCCGATAGGCTAAACCCGAACTTGCATGTCGATAGAGAATACTGATCAAACATGAAAGTGAAGATTTTGGAGGCAAGAAATATTCCCCGTCGGTCGACGAAACCCACAAACCATAAACGAAACGTTTTGGAGGCAAGACCTTTCAGCCAAGCCTTCAATAAAAGCTTTCGAGTTTCGGGGAGTGAGAGAGATGTAGAGATGGAAAAGCGTGATTGAAAGGGGATTTTTTCGATGGGAGGGGTAAATTTTTTTGACAAACTTCCTCAAAATAAGTCTAAACCAAAAGGAAGAGAAATCGGAATCGAAGGgaaagagggagaagaagaagaaagaagaagaaagaagaaaacagTCATGGAAGGGAAAAAGGGATTGATAGACAACACGGGTTGAAGGAGATTGGTGAACACAGGTTGAAGGAGAATGGTGAGGGAGACAAATCAGTAGGC
The sequence above is drawn from the Cucumis melo cultivar AY chromosome 2, USDA_Cmelo_AY_1.0, whole genome shotgun sequence genome and encodes:
- the LOC103501054 gene encoding uncharacterized protein LOC103501054 isoform X1, whose protein sequence is MEPKSASPPWVWRQQNSAMEQVFASLASNHLVKVHKVVVMKYGGAIVQRERRALLRKEKQTNPTNDIKMEHGEARFTQCYTSYWCAKLQRKSSFDSSSVTMVALWTKAHKRKDGQLVNSQVAKTLLIIFLVSYEIIID
- the LOC103501054 gene encoding uncharacterized protein LOC103501054 isoform X3 codes for the protein MEPKSASPPWVWRQQNSAMEQVFASLASNHLVKVHKVVVMKYGGAIVQRERRALLRKEKQTNPTNDIKMEHGEARFTQCYTSYWCAKLQRKSSFDSSSVTMVALWTKAHKRKDGQLVNSQVAKTL
- the LOC103501054 gene encoding uncharacterized protein LOC103501054 isoform X2 encodes the protein MEPKSASPPWVWRQQNSAMEQVFASLASNHLVKVHKVVVMKYGGAIVQRERRALLRKEKQTNPTNDIKMEHGEARFTQCYTSYWCAKLQRKSSFDSSSVTMVALWTKAHKRKDGQLVNSQVAKTLK